In Lytechinus pictus isolate F3 Inbred chromosome 17, Lp3.0, whole genome shotgun sequence, the genomic window gtggggcgatcgcccccccccccccctgccccccaggatcgacgcctctgccaCTAACGTTAGCTGAATGTCGACTGTTTTAACTGTGTTCTCGCAATTTATTATCTCCTACTTATTGTACACGTTTTATGGGGAAAAGTGGAGTGGATAAATAAATTCgatacaaataaacaaaaatgaaaatttgacttGTCATCAAAACTTCAAAACAATTACTATAATGGTTATTCGTTCTATCCTACCAATTCCTTCATATTCTGCTTcaatgcccttttttcaaaattgagaaCTGAATGACATGATAACAAAGgaaatattctctttttttcgtAGCTGACATAGGTGGCGCACTCGGCCTGTGGCTTGGCGGGAGCCTTTTGACGATATTTGAAATACTGGATCTCTGCGGGCACTCGTTCGTCTCGAAGATATAATACAATGAGATTGATCACAAGTCAAGTTCAATTCAACTCAGTGTGTTTGTTTTTAGTAACTGCGGAGCTTAGCCCCGCGGCGTACGGAGAGTTTAAGAACagagaaaatatattgtcaaatacCATTCAGGACAAagaacaaccaagaagtctttgtcgaaaattcgTGAATCAAAAACGCAGTTTTGCCCTTGATTCTGAACAAAGGACGTGCCtacaatttttcgtcagctccgaatctcaggacgaaactgctgctCCGGTCCACTACTATTTCGACAAAGATCTCCCAGCTGTTCATCGTCATTTGAAGGGcatttcaatacattttctacGTTTTTGAAAGCGTTGTGCGTCCCGTTGCAGAAACCCGCTCTTGAATTTCAAGAACAAGCCATTGGTTCTCACTTATATTACAGATTGGACATGTGTCTGATTTGTCCCATTGATCATACGCAATAATCAATGCATTCTCCGAGACCACCCACATGATCAATCAAACACTGTATTCTATCTATACAACAGAGATTAAGATATCAACAAAAGGGTTTAAAAAATCTTAGCTCTTACGAAAATCAATTTTCTCAAGATTTgtattactactattatcattattgacaaTAAATGTGCATTGTACATCCACGATCTATACGATGAAAGATAttgaatcatattatttttatcaattaattaTATCCTGATTAGATAATGTATGTCTGTGATAATCTCTGTCGAAATCATTAGGTATATGCACTGCAAatctctggtgttgatttaacaccagcccggaatcttaatatgtccacaccagagaagtgttaaacaacaccagtttcgttttggtctaacaccagataggtgtttatacaacaccaattagtattaaaatagcttcagtttgattccaaacttatgttgtttcaatacttctctggtgtggacaaaTATAGATTCCTggttggtgttaaatcaacaccgaagtttttgcagtgtggttCAGTCATTATTATGATATATACTTTACCAACAATacgtcatttattttcattatttctaaaaaccttgaataaaattttcagtCGATATGCCGTATATCAGATTTGTATTACTCTGTTACGAACTAAGGCCTgatggtcccactggccgacggacacaaaacgtattcataacggatacagcggcTAAGCATTATTTCGGGGTGGCtctatagagcgtatgaaacacgtacATAACGTGTATACATgagtatcaaaaaaaagtttacactttgaaaaagccctgggaattaaaaaatatacatgtgggtaattttttcacatatatttttgggtttagtctcatctatccaatgaaagtagaaattttgacagaatgttatacttgagtgagcactgtccatttgtAAAGCTAGCAGAAATCTgtgcagaaatgcttgttttcatgATGTGTCAAGATGAAAAGGCGAAATCAAACtaaccctgcgaaacatttctcatacatttcccttgcactttgagtcaattgaaataaaacggatacatgcaagcattttgtaacattttacCACCCAAATTAAAATTgtaacacttagtaagcacaacctttaccctttttgtgccagctggatctgaggacataaaaTAAAAgcttatatcagacatcttcaacaatttttcactaagttttgaTCATGTAAAGTggttttacatttcatttttcatttaatactggtttctccacacttttcccaagcttgacaatgatttaaaacagaaaatcaagcctaagccatttcatgtaaatcgcAGCTcaatgtaaagcaaatatcgtcactgTGTGGGGAAGAGGGGTGGGGCGTAATgtcactcttcgaagtgttttgggcaaggaaacaagtttaaaaaggtaaaagatatattcaaatcaattttactagctaaactccatgtgttcttcatgattaaggtctacttttatttgcataactatttcaaagttctgtgcaaataatttttcactaacttttcaaaataaagtggtgctcactcaagcggaaatatttttcgacagttatatcgtcatttgcttgaatggatctgtaccaatgttaaaatatggaaaaatttcaggatattacaaatgtataattttacaggactttttctaagtgtaaacttttttgatacgcaTGGTGTATaacggatacataacgttttccaactgACGGCATAATTCGTTTCGTCTTACATCCTCTCTGTATCCGTAAGTGCGGTGGGAGCAAGCCGTTACAGCAGctcattcaaatatatatacGAGACATCGACATCAAgcattttaaattaaaatggaATAATTACAACTTTGCGcatacatatttcataatatatatttagagAGGAAAtggttatattttgtaaagttaATCTAGCATTATACTTCGGATAGATTTCCTGTATACTTATTATCTATTGATGGAGTGTGGTTACAtcgaaaaaatatatacagaacTGAGAGAAGATAATTATGTATTACTCACACCAGATACCGAAGTTTACCACCATCacgttttgtttatattatacAAAGTTTTAAAGGACATTTTTACTAGAAGTAAATGATGCAGTCTTCAATTATATATTTACAGGGTTCCcggcttttcaagaaaacacaattccctgataattatttaaacccattcccagtttcgcatgttttctaagttgttgcagtgaattacatgtattttccatatgaaaacaatatgtaaaactaattagtaacACCATAATCAGTCATTCAATGAaggttgttttgatatgcaacaaaatataacagggTTTGTCTtactaccgtgctttcgacttttgggccgatccctgactggaaaaaaagtaaaacaaatttcCCTGATTCCATAGCGTACATATTAATAATATCCACCTTGTTGGGTGCTCAAGAACGAAATGTTGGGAAATGCACCGTTTTGTTCTTGCTAATTAGCAATGTTCAACTGAATCATTTTAGGGTGCAGACTATTTTACGTTGAAAAGGGTGTGTTGgttcagttggtagagcgtccgtctcacaaccgggaggtcgggagttcaaaccccggaCCAAAAGACGTAAAGAGATGGGAGCTGCTGCTATCGTGTTTGGCGTTCAAACATATAAGGGAAAGAGCTttgtcgatctggcgctgcacagcgtggctgccgggcccacgatcaattgggcaaaaagtatttttatttcagattttatttcgaacaataaaatgaaatgtgtattttcatcttttcacaTTTTCACTTTCCTTAAATAGTATATACAAGTCTTCGCCCTTTGGGGCACATAATAAAACTAAATACACAATTAAAGGTGCTTACTACATCGTACAAAATCTTGGAATCCTACTATAATTTTGTACCAACTCTAAGGGTTGATAACTGAACCCATATATCATGGCGCGTATTTGCCTATTCGTAATGCAACCCTATAAAACCTACATTGTTAAGTCTAATCGTTTTACCTTGTACAATGTATCAAATTtacattgatttatattgttattaattgaaataaatcaataaaagtcAATACATTtccattaattattattttcaggtAGATGTGCAATGGGAAGGGTGGGACACAAGAAACCGTCAATgactgaataaaaaataatgacgcCGAATTCGTACTGCTTTCGAAATAAAAATGGGGTCGCAATGGTCAGAAATCTTTACAATAACGTTTAAAAAATTGGTTAAAACCttcagaaaatgaaatgtacGATCAAATAAActcattattcatgttatttataTCACTTTTACAGATTGAATCATTATCGTCCAAACGAcaacaaaaattgttttaaccACAAAAAGTGAACTCATTAACAGagttgggctcaattacttttatcaattacaattacaatagcAATTACGTTATTGTAGTAATGTTCAattataaatcattttcaattgaGTTCCATTTTTTACAATTACcaattacttttgtcaattacaatttcaattactttctataAAAGTCatgaatgaaatcaatttgtattCTATATCTACTAGCACCACCTATTTCAACATAATTCTAAATTACAGAGAAACTGCGAGATGGTTTAATTAAAAGAGCACGGATTCTGCCTATTACACACTTTGATGCTGAAGCAGTTGACATGAAAAAGGTCATAGaatgaaatcataaattaattaatttattgtaAAGCATTTcaatgtaattaaaagtaattgaagtcaattacattttttcaatgacaattacaattaatttccctttcaaaatttcaaatacaatttcaattactcaaagaattgttttttcaatacataattgatcaattaccttATAATTAAGCCCAACCCATCTCATTAACgatgaaacataatttatataacACGCACTTCAAACGTTTAAGAACATaggaaatgtattgtcaaatgcctttCATGACAACtctgtcgaaaattggtgaatcaaacaGCAGTTTAatccttgactctggacaaacgacatatttgccatttttcgtcagctccgaaaatCCCGCTCACCCGCTCCCGCTGTTCGTTGTCATTAGCTTccaagcaatatttttttatgcatctgaccgaCTGTTCGACTCTCATCTCCTCTCTAGGATTTAATGTTAGCCAAATATTTAACTCTTTTGACAATCTTTTAAATATGCCGGTGCCAAAGTATGGAACAAATTACCAACAAATTTCCAAAATGCTCAATCCTTAAATGTTTTcaagtttgtgtacaaaagaTCTAAATTTAATATGTCATAATCATCCAATCCCTGAACTTATATAACTTCTAGAATTTTCATTACAATATTTTATCGGTCTATGATTATTCACAACTGTCGGCCCTACTTGTTTGCTattgtgtatatacatgtatttgctaaGGTTACACgtatatattatttcattacagGCCTATTTAATTTACGTTTGTTTTACGTTTTACcttaattttaattattattaattaccttTAATTACTATTTTACTATGTATTTATACACCAGACCAAGATGCAAAATAGTAATTACAGATATGATCTTGTGAACTAGTTTaaatatgtatgaatgaatgaattaaaatagaTCTTGAATTTCCAAGATGGCGGCCGATCTAAATAGGttccaaaatgaaaatgaatattcatcacaaTGTCAGACAATTATCAACAATGCTTACAACCGGAAATTTATGTCAATATGCAATTTCCTACACTGTATAAAGCTGCCATTTCAAAATTCTAAATGGCATCGTGAAACGTGGTTGAAAGGGATTTCTAGACTTGGAAACTAAACTAAATTAGCtcccaaaaaaaataagtttttgaaaGATTGACTAACGTGATTTCCGAACAGCtgctcagaaaaaaatatccacCTTTTTTTCACCACGCATGATACAAGACCGATATCGAATAAACTTATAAACGCCGTATGAAACAAATAGGAGTTAACTTATTAGTTTAGTTGTTGATGCCAAGTACTTCAAATCTCATTGACGCATGATGCCTGTATGACGGAGTATGAATCTTGACATATCGTGCAGTAACTGGCTTGGGAAATACTATTGTCACGTATGTATCCTGATCAAAGTTTGCTGGATATCTCTGTGgaagtgaaagaaagaatatattGAATggattataaagaaaataaatatgagagaatgaaaataatcacatCGGTTACCCCAATCCTTGTCACCACTCCAAAAATAATCTTAACGATATTTGCtgctttgttttgttatttttttttcctttttatgctCTGTTTTGTCGTTCTTCCTTTGTTGCAGAAGAGTTAATGAAAAAGTTTGCGAGGCGTGCCAGACAGTGGGTAGCACAGTACATCCAGGATACACGCTTATATACCAAAATAGGCCTGAATGTTTGAGGGGTGTTAAGTTTGCGAAGGTATGAAGTCATTGAAGAAATTAGCGACACATTTGCAGAGCCAGGATTGATTCGGCCTATCTCCTCAATTACTTTCTACCTGTGACTGATGCCGATCCATCCCCAAGCTAAAGACTGCAATTATATCTATCAAAACATTGAAATTGCAACAAACGCGACCTCGGTTACATTTGCTCTTAGGCagctgtacggcgagtcgaaaacagccgttttattcatttttattcaaacctaGATACGTAGCTGGTaccaaaaagaaaatgtttaaacaagCTGTTTTCGAATTGTCGTACCGCCGCCGTAGAGctaatgtgaccgaggtattacttTGATGACAATTACTCACTATCATAGTGCCACAGAGCTGTTGAAGTGGATTAATCCATTCTGTATCGTCCCTTGAGTAAGATATGGACACCGAGGTTACCTTTTCACCGCCCCCCATGTACCGTCCCTGTGTAATGACACCGGTTACCAGAGTGTCGTTGCCAAGATCAATCTATTAATGAGTTAAAAgatgtaagatttttttttattttaatgaagtGGAACATTTTTCATTTCACGTAAGGATCATACATACCCACTAAATGAAAACAATGTCGTATGTGAAGCTAGGGTTACACCGGAACCGAACAGTTACACCGGAACCGAAAATGccgaatcagctgcgaatccaTCCCTAAAGACGTACTCGGGTGGTTTCGGGAGTAGGCCAattctgttctccctccgcgaatgcgagaaaattcaGGAGGGGTTCGGGAACATTCGCGGAGGAACTCGGCTCGTTTTGAAATACCCTCCAAAATACTGCCgaatgtgaataaataaattcaattctggCCAAATTTAGGATGTATTTGGATGACATTCAGTTGGATAAGGGGAGGCATTCGGAGTATTTTGGGCAGATTCGGACGTATTCGTTTAATTCGGGGCGTAACGGTCCAGGCTTGGCGCATTTGGCCATATTTGTTCCGATTCGGTTCAACCATAGATCTATAGCTCTATGGTTCAACATTCGGGTCATCATTCGGCTGTAAACGGAGCAAAAGGGTCACATTCGACCCGATTCTGAGTACCTTTGGCTCGCTTCTTGCCACTATTCGGGTGGCATTAAGCTTTATTCGGGATGGCCGAAATTGATACAGGTCAATTCTTGGTGATTCTGCGCTGAATCGGGACCACTTCCTGACCCATTCGTCTCTATTCGGGGAGCTCCCGAATCAGATACGAATAGGTTCCGAATCCATCAGAATCAGGCCACCGGCCATATTGAGGCAGAATTGATCCGATTTCATTCgggagaatttggttttggtgtaaccctaGCTTGGAGTATCTAGGAGGAGCATATGCACCGGATGCCACTAACTAGGGAAGAAaccatttatttttatgttgagGGTTGATTCTGATGACCAACTTTTAGAAAGCAGAAGTGGGATACTTGCGATTAAAACTCTAGTTTAAAGACCTGGTTGTTTGTCACTTACGGAGTCACAGCCGACGTAAAATTTAAGGactttttttataaaacaaaacgGATCGGAAAGTGGACGGTAGATTCAAGTGAAATCGATTTCCTATTTCTAGCTCTTAAAGATTTTTGGACAGTCACCAGCAGTACGAAagttcttctatttttttctaaaggcAGTATCTCACATACGCAacgacttcatttttttattgttgcaGTATAAGTCTTCATGGCGTCCCTACGAAAATAGTTTACGCGCTCACCGAAAGGCAACATCCATGAGACGAAGTCGAAATCTGCCAGGTTTCACTCAATTAGCTTGGAAATCGCAGAGATATGTATCCATGGTGTCTCGGAGACTGGCGGTAGTCCCTTAACAGTCTAAACCAATCGGGAACGTTTAAAATTCCCGGAGCTACTCGGAGACAGCAACTGGGAATACACCGTGTTGCAAATTACTCGCGAACTTGTATTAAGCCCAGTGAGAAATTTCCCCCTTTATCATATTTTCTAGAGCTTGTGCAGATACCAAACGGACATAGGTCATTGGCAATTTGGCAATGGTGAATTTTCGGACGCAAAGATAAAATCAGGGcacgtaacacaaaacttagtaccacattttctacgattgattgcattgactacaatgtacaatcaatcgtgataaacaagcgtacgatcaaccacaacctttgtgttacggggccatGGTGATTCGATTTCCAGAAATACTGGAGAATATGTTACCTTCACCCACTTGTTGGTGTCCGAATCACGTGGAATCCAGGCACTATTCGAATTAAGCCTTCCCTGACTGGGTACATGGTTACCAGCCGTTATGACCGTTGAAGAAGTCAGGCTACTGTCTGGTATACGACCATCTTCGACGCCAAGACCCTCACCAAGTACAGGGGGACTGCATCCAAGTTTCACAGCCAAGTTTAGTGAAGcttgaaacaaaaagaaaaagcaaaCAATATtggaatataatgataataaggtAGTAGCACGACTGTTAAGTAACTCTAACGAGTGTACTTTctacaaattaaaatatttttttaaatcgattTAATAAATACGCTTCCTAGCAGATCTATGCAATGAGAAATATACACAAATGACTAAACGTGAAATAGGAAAATACATGacattagtatcattattattaggtaTAGTCTGTCAGCAGTATGAAAATCACCTCTtcatttcgtcagaattttcaagatttattctttattattttacctAAAAGTTTTGTGCCCTCTATATCTAAATCGGTCCAGTCAATTCCATGTCACCCATGTAGTCTTTCATGGCCATTTTCGAGGTCACTATTATgacatgacgtcatccaagcgCCATTTTAAAAATTCTAAACTGTAAGAACTGGAGCGTTAAAtatgacaccagttggtgtcccTAGAGAACCACACCCTTTAGAGATGAAACACTCTTATAAGTTTGTACATAACACAAACGAGTGTAAAAGTGTCATGAAATAACACTCATGGGTGTTGCACTAACACTGACAACACTAACTTAACACTGGAGTAAAATGACTGATGTGGTGTACACCTGTAAACACCACTGCTGTGTGTCATCATAAATGATTATCATAATAGATTATGAAAAATCAACCATATTCATATCACATTTCAGATCAATCATCATACAGGTCATGCCATCAAGTgtcgtgtggtctagtggttagagcattggagcCATGATCTTAAGGTCTTTAGTTTGAATTCCCGCTCTGCCATTGTTCCATTTTGATAAGAAGGCTCGAGAGTAATTTCTGCCGCcttataaggtcagccactttGCCTGATCAACTATGACGAAATTGTTTTCCTATATCATTAGTTATGCCGTATATATATATCAGCTTGGCGTAATTCCGATCGGAATTAACATAACAGAAACAAAAAGTCTTCCAAAGGTCACGACGGGTGTGTCAAAATGTTTTACTactcaaaatcatcaaaaatgaccAAACGACAGTATGTTTCATATCATTTAAGcatttaacattttaaaaaaagtgataGCAATAACGAGACATTGACTTTAGGCCTACTGTTTGCATGTTATACTCTTGACCTACCTACAACATCCGTTAGAGGTCCATATCCGTAGAGTTCCATTCCGACAGCTATGTTGGTCTGAAAGGTCTTCGGATTAATCCGAAAATATCGACCAACGATTGGCCTAATGAACGTGTGAGTCACGTGGCTACTTTTGTCATAATTTCCTGGAAATATCTTAAAATAATAGTGCAATCAAAATGTTAGCATTcgtgaaatgtatttttatatatacctaatttcattttcaagaagAAGTTTTGGGTCCATTTCATAGAGAGGAACAACTAAAGTAACTTTACCAATATGATTGTCAACCACCATGGTAATAAATCTCAGCAGTCAATCGCAATTAAGCTTCCGACAATAATAGAAAAGTTGCAGTAGTTGTATGTAACGGGCTCCAGATCACGTTGATTCTATTAAaagcataaaactgaaactgaaaaatAATACGGGGTTTAAcgaaaatcaatcaaatgatataacaaatttctgacattttaagtTTCTGTTTTATGACGTCACCGACTCATGAAAGCTGCTATCCagatttgatttgtgacatgaAATAAAGTTCTATATCTTTCCATTATTAAAACTTCAAGATGACTAAGAATATCGCTCTTGGTATTGGATAGCGACGTTATTCCTCATTAATAGCACACAAAagacaaatctttttttttcttaactcaCCTCAGTTGATTCCGAGTATACGTTAACATAATCAGTCCAATGTGCTCCGTCCAAACTAGAAGAAATGATGAAGGATGTCACCCACTCATAGACACCAGGGGTATTGTGTCCACCTTGAATGGTTAAAGCCGTTACGATACTGTACTCCAGTTGAACTTGAATCCATTGCAATTCGTTTGATAGAGATGGCTTCCAAATCGAAGTACCGTCCAAACGGGCAGCAGAGCCGCAGTTGCTGGCAGAGGAGCAAGACGATTCGGAATAAGCATAATCAGGGATGCCTAGTGCTTGACCAGATGGACTGCAGGGACTCACTGTCGTAATTTCAAATTGAAAGAGGATACCAAATAACAAGAGTGAATCATAAGCTTAATGATTATGGAGCAACTTCATTAGTCATGTATCCGTTCTATTTAGCCAATGATATTTAATCATAGTTATTAGGTACAACAAATTGTAAAACgacaatgttgatgaaacgcacCCCATGACATGA contains:
- the LOC129280423 gene encoding lactadherin-like; the protein is MNLTECWTNETRVVVNKNETIAVVCCPVSPCSPSGQALGIPDYAYSESSCSSASNCGSAARLDGTSIWKPSLSNELQWIQVQLEYSIVTALTIQGGHNTPGVYEWVTSFIISSSLDGAHWTDYVNVYSESTEIFPGNYDKSSHVTHTFIRPIVGRYFRINPKTFQTNIAVGMELYGYGPLTDVVASLNLAVKLGCSPPVLGEGLGVEDGRIPDSSLTSSTVITAGNHVPSQGRLNSNSAWIPRDSDTNKWVKIDLGNDTLVTGVITQGRYMGGGEKVTSVSISYSRDDTEWINPLQQLCGTMIRYPANFDQDTYVTIVFPKPVTARYVKIHTPSYRHHASMRFEVLGINN